A stretch of DNA from Thermomicrobiales bacterium:
CATCTTTTCTGCCGCCTCGGGATACGCTTCATAATCCAGCCACAGCACGCCGCGTCCGCGTGCGTTATCCCGCACCACTCCGGCGAACGTGACGATCGCTCCCGCACCCGGATGCTCGGCGTGGGCCGCAATTGCCACCTGGTTGAGCGGCTCATCGGTCACACGCACGTGATCGTCACTACCACCAGAAACCGGCGGAATAAACGCAATCTCGTCGCCATCTTTCAGCGCCTCACCACGGCCAACGTACTCCTGATTCAGCATGACCATTGACGCCCGGAACAGCGGCGCGATCTCGGAGAACTCGCCATCAACCCAGGCCATTACATCGGCAACCGTGCTCCCCGCAGGCAACTCAATGGTCCGCTCGGACTCACCGATGCGTTCTCGGACGATCGCGAAGAACCGCAGCGAAATCTTCAACGGAGAAACCCTTCAGATGATGCAGTCGATTCCGACAGGTCAACCTTACTCCGAGCCGGGCGCGTGTGGATCGGGAACATGGTCGGCGGAGTCAACGGCCCGGCGTATAGCAAGCTCGCGGGTGACCTCGGCAGCCAGGATCACAATCATGGCGGCGAAGTAGATGAGGCCGAGGAACGAGATCAGTCCGCCTAGCGCGCCGTAGACCCCATCATTGTCGGCAACCACCGCAACAAACCAGGCAAATACACGTGTGAGAAATTCCAGCCCGATTGCCGAGAATAGCGCGCCAATCCAGATATCGCGCAATCCGAGCCCATGCTGAGGAACCCAGCGAAAGATGAGCAGGAAGGTGAGGAACGACAATGCAACCGGGAGCGCTGCAAAGAAGATTGACCAGAGCCGGTCAGAATACAGCAAATCGAACCGGCCGAATGCTCGCGTTCGCAAAATACCGACAGTGATGGTCAGGATCGTTGAGGACAACAAGAGTAGTGATAGACCAAGCACCGACGCCAGATCCTTCAGCCGCGCATGGACCATCGATGGCCGTACCGCGACATCGAACGCGCGATTGAGCGAACGACGCAACGCGCCGAAGAAACCGCTGGCTGTCCAGGCTGCACCAATGATGGCTGGAATCGCCAAGACCGTACTCTGAATATTTGCGACCGATTCGACGGCACTCGCAATCGGCTTATCCAGATTCGCATCAGCCGGAAGATACGCAATGATGCTGTTGGTGATCCGCAGCTGCAAATCAGGATCGCGAATGAAAAAACTGATAACTGCGACCAGAAAGATGACGAACGGGATCAGTGACAGCAGCGCGAAATAGGTAATCGCTGCTGCGTAAATGGTGCCGTCATGAGACAGAAAGCTCATGTATGCGCGATAGATCGGGTTGGACGTGACGAACGAGTGCGCCCGGTCGTACTGATTCCGCACCCCGGAGGGCACTGCAGGAAGGCGCATGCTGGCAGAAACCCTTCGACCACTCGCGGATCGTGGAAGTCGCGGCGAGCGACTTGCTGTACGAACATATGCAGCACGCCAGGCTATCTGCGTGCTCAACGCCTGAAGATCATATCCAAAAGGGAAGAACCGATGTCCGTAAACAGATTCACCCTGACCGATGGGTCAGCCGTGACGATCCATGATTCATCCGTCACGCTGGAGCCACGCGCTGGCGCATCGCTGCTGATCGACTGCACGCAGATCACCACCGTCAGTCGCGGCGGCACCGAGCTGATCGTCGCCCGGCGCGAAGCCGACCCGCTGCGCATGCAAGCCGCGTCCATCGCCGACGCCCGCGCTATCGAGCAGGCGCTCCAGACCTGCTGCGGCATCAGCCCGCTCTATCGCGCGCGCTGGAACCCGGAGGAGGATGCTTAAGGTTGTCGGGTGAGAGTGCCCCCGGCAGGACTCGAACCTGCGACATGCGGCTTAGAAGGCCGCCGTTCTGTCCCCTGAACTACGGGGGCGGGCGTGGAGCATGCATCCGGCTCGCTCAGAAGGGAGTCGAACAGGTATCTCCAACAGCGAATTCTATCCCAGCCGCGGTGGCTTCGCTGGATCACGTCGGCACCTGCCGTCGGGTATCCTCGTGCGACGCAGGTGACTGGTCGTGCATCGCTGAGGATAGCAACAGATGACGCGCGCATTGCGCAACCCGCGATTCTGGATCGGGATACTCGCCAGCATTGTCGCGCTTATTATCGTCGCACGCGGCGTCAATCGGAATGAGGTCGCGGAGGCGTTTCGTGACGCTCATTACTGGATGCTCATTCCAGCTGTTTCGCTGGCTGTTTTCTCACTCGTGACTCGCGGATATCGCTGGCAGGCGCTCTTCCATCCGCTTCGTCCGCCGGTCGGGGAACTCTTCGGCATCATGATGATCGGCTACACCGTGACGGCGGTGCTGCCGTTGCGGCTGGGCGACTTCGCGCGGATCTACTTGCTCAGTCGACTGAAGGGTTTCCGAACGCTCCAGGTGGCGGCGACAATCATTGTCGAGCGTTTGCTCGATGTTTCGACCGTGATCGTCATCATGGCTTGCCTGATCCCGTTTGTGCCGCTGCCGTACGAGGCACGTGTGGGCATGGGTATCGGTCTTGCTGCTGTTGTGCTGATCGGTCTGGCCATCGGCATCAGTTGGGTGCAGCGCGACGCAATCCAACGTGTGCTCGCACGCCGTAGCAGCGCGACTGGCGGCCGCTTGTGGGCGAAGATCGAAGATTTCTCGGGGGCGGCGATCGACGGCTTCAGCGTGCTTGGATCAATTCGCGCGACCGGAGCTGCCGGTTTGCTCTCACTGGTGACCTGGCTAACCGGTGGGCTGACGATGTGGGCCATGTTGCGCGCCTTCGATCTGCCCAGCTCGCTGTCGGCGGCGCTCTTCATCCTGACCATGTCGGCCCTGTCGATGGTCATCCCATCGTCGCCCGGCTTCGTGGGCGTCTACCACGCTGTCCTCGTCGAGGCGCTGGTAACCGTCTACGATGCGCCGCGCGGCCCGGCGGTGTCTTTCGCCATCCTGACGCATCTGGTGATGTTCCTGCCGCCGGTAATTCTCGGCGTGGGGTATCTCATCAAGGAGCATCAGATCTGGGATGCGCTGCTGCGCTGGGGGCAGAACGACCCGGAGTCGACTCCTGATGAAGCGAACTCCGGCCAGCTAGTCGACTGACGTCTTCCCGGCGGCTGGCGGTCGGCGGGCGCGTAGCGAAGCAGCAAACTCCGCCAGGTGCGTCGAGAGCGATTCTCCGAACCCCGAGATGGTCACCATCGTCACTTTGCCCTTGCCGACGTTTGCCTGCACGAGGATCTCGGCGGTGACACGCGGCAACACGCCCTCGCGGCCACCCATGACGAACGCCTGATTCGGCCTGCCGGTCCGTCCGGAGCGGTAGCCGCGCTCAGTGAAATACGCAACGGCGGCGTCGAGAACTGCGTCCGGCGGTTGCCGCGCCACGACCTTGCGCTGGAATTTCGTTCTGGCCATCTCCGCCGAGACAGTCTCCCGGTCGCTCATCCTCCCAGCCCTTTCGACATTATTCCTGGAGCGTCACCGTCCACGACTCGCCCGGTGCCATCACGACGCACTTCGCGCTGGTCTGCTCTTCAACCTTCTTGCGAAACTCTTCAGGATCCTGCTTGATCGGCGGGAAGGTGTTGTAGTGACACGGAATAACAACCTTGGGCCGCACGAAGCGCGTCGCCTTGACCGCATCGTCGGGACCCATTGTGAAGAAGTCACCGATCGGCAGAATGGCGACGTCGATACCCTCATCGCCGATGAGCTGCATGTCGAGGAACAGAGCCGTGTCACCGGCGAAATAGATCGTCTTGCCGGCGAAGCGCACGATCAAGCCACATGGCTGGCCAAGCGGACCGCCTTCGGAGTGGTGCGAGGTGTGCCAGGCCGGTGTGAGCTTGACCGTGCCGCCATCGAACGCCGCCGTGCCGCCGTAGTTCGGTGTGATTGTCTCGCAGCCCTTGCCGGCCAGGTAGCCGCTGAGCTCAACCTGAGCGACGACGGGACAACCGGTCTTGTCGGCCAGCTTGACCGTGTCGCCGACATGGTCGTCGTGGGCGTGAGTCAGGAGGATGACATCCGGCTGGATATCGTCGGCGGTGATCGTCGCCACCGGATTGCCGGTGATGAACGGATCAATGGCAATCACCTTGCCGTCGGATTCCAGCGTGAACGCTGAGTGACCGATGTAGCGCAAGGTTACTTCCGGCGCTTGCTCCTGCTGTTCCTGCTTGTCCGCTGTCATCCGGGTTACCTCCTCCTGGCTCGTGGGGTGGGCCTAACGCTCGAACACGATATTCCCGCCCGACATCGTCATGTCAACCTGAACTTCGTGGAGCTGCTCGGGATCAACCGAGAACGGATCGCGATCGAGCACGATGGCGTCCGCCAGCTTTCCGGCGACCAGCGTACCCTTGATCGCTTCCTCGAACGATCCGCGTGCACCGTTGATCGTATACATCTCCAGCGCCTCGGCGACGGACACGCCCTGCTCCGGCCCCATCTTGTCACCATCGAGCGTTAAGCGCGTTACCGCAGCGCGGATGCCAACCCACGGCTCTGCCGGAGTGACCGGCGCATCGGACGAGCCGATTGCCAGGATGCCGCGATCCAGCCAGTCACGGGTCGGGTAGGACAGCTCAAGCGTCTGCCGCGAGAAGTTGCGAATGTACGAGTCGCCGAGATAGTGAATGAACGACGGCTGCGGCACGGCGATGAGCTTCAGCTCGACCATGCGATCGAGCAGGTCGTCGCGCAGCAGGCCGCAGTGCTCAATCCGCCAGCGCGCATCCTCTTGCGGGTGCGCCTGGAGCGCCTTGTCCATCGCGTCGATGATCATCTCGATGGCGCGATCGCCGATAGCATGGGCGCAGCACTGGAAACCGGCGGCAGCGGCACGCAGGAAGGCGTCGTCGAGCTCGTCCTGCGTGTAGACCTGAATGCCGTAATTGTCCGGTTCATCCGGATACGGGAACGACATCGCGGCGGTGCGGCCGCCACCCGAACCATCCTGGAAGACCTTGGCCGGGCCAATCCGCAGCCACTCGTCGCCGAAGCCGGTCTTGATGCCGAGCGCTGCAAGTGCGTCGAGCGTGTCGTGGATCAGCATCATCGTGTAGGTGCGCACGGGCAGCTCGCCGGCCTCGCGCAGCTCCTGATAGGCCATCAGCTCGTCGGAGCGACGGATGCTGGCGTCGGCCCACGAAGTGATGCCCATCGAGAGGTACTTCTTACCGGCGACGATGAGGTTGCGCTTGATGTCGTCCTTCGTCGGCGGCGGCACGAGGCTGCGCACCAGTTGCTGCGCCGTCTCGCGCAGAACGCCGGTCGGCTCGCCTTGCTCGTCGTGGTCGATCTCGCCGCCCTGCGGGTTCGGCGTGTCGCGGGTGATGCCAGCCAGCCTCAGTGCAGCGCTGGAGGCGACACCGATGTGGCCACAGGTACGGGTCAGGTATGCGGGACGGTCGCCGACAACGGCGTCGAGATCGTAGCGCGTCGGGTGGCGCATTTCGGCGACGCGCGTATCGTCGTAGCCCCAGCCGTGAATCCAGGCGTCGGGCGCGGCAGCGGCGGCGGCAGCGCCGAAGCGCTCCGCGATCTCGGCGATCGACGAGACCGACTGCGCCGTCGCATCGACGAGCTGCAGGTTTGCGCCGTACATTGGCGGGTGGCAATGGTTGTCGTTGAGACCGGGCATCAACACGCGACCGCCAAGGTCGATGACCTTCGTCTCCGGCCCCTTCAGCGCGTCAATCTCATCGGCACTCCCGACGGCCAGAATGCGATCGCGGAAGGTCGCCATCGCTTCGGCGCGCGGGTTTGCGCGATCGATCGTGTAGATTGTTCCGTTTGTATAGATAACGTCTGCTGGCATTGTGGTTGGCCCTCACCCCCCTGCCCCCTCTCCCAACGGTTGGGAGAGGGGGTGTCATGTAATTCAGATTATGGCTGCCGTTCGGATGGCGTAGATATCAGGTTCAGGATGGTATCCAGTACCCAGCCGTGGCGATGTAAGACATCATCATTGGTGAAGCGGATGACGCGGTAGCCGTAATGCTCAATAGTCTCAGTTCGGCCTGCGTCGTATTCTCTTTGTGTTTCGTGTACCTCCCCGTCAATCTCGATAATCAGACGAATTTCGGGACAACAGAAGTCAACGATGTATGGGCCGAGCGGATGTTGGCGGCGGAACTTCAGGTTAGCCACTTGTCGCCCACGAAGACTCTGCCACAAGCACTCCTCGGCCGGTGTCATCCGCTGCCAGAGCACACGCGCCATGCCATCGTTGCTGCGGCGAATCCCCCGAATCCGTCCGCTTGTGGTCTCCCGCCGATCCATATCTATCCTTCGTCTCCCCCTCTCCCAGAATTGGGAGAGGGGGTCGGGGGGTGAGGGCCGCTTTCCTACCGCGAATACACCACCCGCCCATCTGCGACCGTCATGTCGACCTTCACCGACCCGACTTCACCCGGTTCGACACTGGAGATGTCGGTCTCGAAGACCACGGCATCACCGAGCTTGCCGGGCGCGAACGAGCCCTTGATGTCTTCCTCGAACGATGCGTAGGCACCGTTCCAGGTGTAGGCGCGCACGGCTTCGTTGAGCGAGACAGCCTCTTCAGCCCAGATGACATCGCCATCTTCGGCGCGGCGGGTCATCATCGTCTGCAGGCCGATGACGGCGCTCGTGTCGACGACCGGAGCATCGGTCGAAGCTGCAGCAACGATGCCGTGCTCGTAGAAGGTATTCATCCCGTAGGCGTAGCGGATGCGGTCGCGTCCGAGGTTTTGCAGGTAGGCGTCCTTGAAGGCGTAGAGGAACGTCGTGCCGGGGATCGGCACCGCACCGACGCGCTGGATGCGTTGGACCAGGTCGTAGTCGATAATTGAGCAGTGTTCAATGCGGTGACGATGGTCGGGACGTGGCGTTTCGGCTAGTGCTTCTTCGTAGGCGTCGAGCAGCAGCGAGATCGCGGCGTCGCCGATCGCGTGCGCGCAGCACTGGAATCCGGCGTTATGAGCTTTGATGAAGCGCGCCTTGACGGCGTCGATGTCGTCGTCCATCCAGAGACCGACGTTCGTCTCTTCTCCAAGGTACGGCTGCGACATGCGCGCCGTGCGACCGCCGATCGAGCCATCGAGGAAGAACTTCGCCGGTCCGATCCGCAGCCACGCATCGCCGAATCCGGTCTTGATGCCGAGCGAGATGAGATTATCGAGCGTCTCGTCAATCATCATCATCAGGTAGGTTCGCAGCGGAAGGCGGCCATCGTTACGCAGCTCGATGTAGGCGCGCATGTGCTCTGGCGTGCGGACACCCGCCTCGGCCCAGCTCGTGACACCCTTGGACAGGAAATCCTGCCCGGCGAGGAGCAGCAGCTCCTTCATCTGTTCGACGGTCAGCGGCGGAATCTGGGATTGGACCATCTGCAGCGCCGCTTCGCGCAGAACGCCGGTGGGCTCGCCGTGCTCGTCGCGGTCGATTGTGCCGCCCGGCGGGTCATCGGTCGCGGCGGTAATGCCAGCCAGCGCCAGGGCCCGCGAATTGGCGACGCCGATATGGCCACAGGCACGAACGACGACAACGGGATTATCCGGCGACACCGGGTCGAGATCATCGCGGGTCGGGTGGCGCTGGTCATCGAGCCGCGCCTGATCGTAACCGCGTGCCTGCACCCAGTCGCCCGAGGGTGTCGCGCGCGCGCGCTCGGCGATCTTCGCGACGATGTCAGCGACCGTACGGTTCGGCGGTGTGCCGGCGTCGATGTTGTGCATCGCAGCGCCGGTATAGAGCGGGTGGCAGTGGGCATCGTTCATGCCGGGGGCGACGGTGCGACCCGCCAGATCCACGATCTCAACGCCCGGAGCGCGCCAGGCCAGCACATCCGCATCGGAGCCTACTGCGGCGACCTTGCCGACGCGGATCGCGACGCCGGTCGCGTTGCTCGACTCCAGCTCGCCGGTCAGCACATGGCCATTCACGAAGATAACATCGCCGACAGACGGCGAGCGATCACGATCCCAAACCAGCATGGCGATTCCCTTCCCTCGTCGTCCTCACTCTGTAGCGCATGATACGTCAGCCTGCGCGCAGGCTGCCTGACAAGCAGGTACTGGACAATACAGTGGAAATCGTGGAAGATGTGCTCATCGTGTACGAACACACTGACCAGATACTGGTGTGTATTGAAGGGATGCAGCTGTGCAGCCTGCTGTCGGGTCCTCCATTGTCGATCGCATGATCGGCGTCATGAAGCTCGATGGACCGACCTATGAGGAGATTGAGCGCGATCGGGATGCGACGACCCAGGCGCTGATTGTCGTTGCGATCGTTGCTGCAGCCGGCGGCATCG
This window harbors:
- the moaD gene encoding molybdopterin converting factor subunit 1, with the translated sequence MKISLRFFAIVRERIGESERTIELPAGSTVADVMAWVDGEFSEIAPLFRASMVMLNQEYVGRGEALKDGDEIAFIPPVSGGSDDHVRVTDEPLNQVAIAAHAEHPGAGAIVTFAGVVRDNARGRGVLWLDYEAYPEAAEKMLTQICAEMRERWPVLAVAIEHRTGRLQIGEASVVIAVSSAHRAAGFEACAYCIERIKEIVPIWKKEAYADGEVWIGSEAAYQVETGRTPAPQ
- a CDS encoding YihY/virulence factor BrkB family protein, whose translation is MRLPAVPSGVRNQYDRAHSFVTSNPIYRAYMSFLSHDGTIYAAAITYFALLSLIPFVIFLVAVISFFIRDPDLQLRITNSIIAYLPADANLDKPIASAVESVANIQSTVLAIPAIIGAAWTASGFFGALRRSLNRAFDVAVRPSMVHARLKDLASVLGLSLLLLSSTILTITVGILRTRAFGRFDLLYSDRLWSIFFAALPVALSFLTFLLIFRWVPQHGLGLRDIWIGALFSAIGLEFLTRVFAWFVAVVADNDGVYGALGGLISFLGLIYFAAMIVILAAEVTRELAIRRAVDSADHVPDPHAPGSE
- a CDS encoding flippase-like domain-containing protein, translating into MTRALRNPRFWIGILASIVALIIVARGVNRNEVAEAFRDAHYWMLIPAVSLAVFSLVTRGYRWQALFHPLRPPVGELFGIMMIGYTVTAVLPLRLGDFARIYLLSRLKGFRTLQVAATIIVERLLDVSTVIVIMACLIPFVPLPYEARVGMGIGLAAVVLIGLAIGISWVQRDAIQRVLARRSSATGGRLWAKIEDFSGAAIDGFSVLGSIRATGAAGLLSLVTWLTGGLTMWAMLRAFDLPSSLSAALFILTMSALSMVIPSSPGFVGVYHAVLVEALVTVYDAPRGPAVSFAILTHLVMFLPPVILGVGYLIKEHQIWDALLRWGQNDPESTPDEANSGQLVD
- a CDS encoding metal-dependent hydrolase; the encoded protein is MTADKQEQQEQAPEVTLRYIGHSAFTLESDGKVIAIDPFITGNPVATITADDIQPDVILLTHAHDDHVGDTVKLADKTGCPVVAQVELSGYLAGKGCETITPNYGGTAAFDGGTVKLTPAWHTSHHSEGGPLGQPCGLIVRFAGKTIYFAGDTALFLDMQLIGDEGIDVAILPIGDFFTMGPDDAVKATRFVRPKVVIPCHYNTFPPIKQDPEEFRKKVEEQTSAKCVVMAPGESWTVTLQE
- a CDS encoding amidohydrolase: MPADVIYTNGTIYTIDRANPRAEAMATFRDRILAVGSADEIDALKGPETKVIDLGGRVLMPGLNDNHCHPPMYGANLQLVDATAQSVSSIAEIAERFGAAAAAAAPDAWIHGWGYDDTRVAEMRHPTRYDLDAVVGDRPAYLTRTCGHIGVASSAALRLAGITRDTPNPQGGEIDHDEQGEPTGVLRETAQQLVRSLVPPPTKDDIKRNLIVAGKKYLSMGITSWADASIRRSDELMAYQELREAGELPVRTYTMMLIHDTLDALAALGIKTGFGDEWLRIGPAKVFQDGSGGGRTAAMSFPYPDEPDNYGIQVYTQDELDDAFLRAAAAGFQCCAHAIGDRAIEMIIDAMDKALQAHPQEDARWRIEHCGLLRDDLLDRMVELKLIAVPQPSFIHYLGDSYIRNFSRQTLELSYPTRDWLDRGILAIGSSDAPVTPAEPWVGIRAAVTRLTLDGDKMGPEQGVSVAEALEMYTINGARGSFEEAIKGTLVAGKLADAIVLDRDPFSVDPEQLHEVQVDMTMSGGNIVFER
- a CDS encoding endonuclease domain-containing protein translates to MDRRETTSGRIRGIRRSNDGMARVLWQRMTPAEECLWQSLRGRQVANLKFRRQHPLGPYIVDFCCPEIRLIIEIDGEVHETQREYDAGRTETIEHYGYRVIRFTNDDVLHRHGWVLDTILNLISTPSERQP
- a CDS encoding amidohydrolase; the encoded protein is MLVWDRDRSPSVGDVIFVNGHVLTGELESSNATGVAIRVGKVAAVGSDADVLAWRAPGVEIVDLAGRTVAPGMNDAHCHPLYTGAAMHNIDAGTPPNRTVADIVAKIAERARATPSGDWVQARGYDQARLDDQRHPTRDDLDPVSPDNPVVVVRACGHIGVANSRALALAGITAATDDPPGGTIDRDEHGEPTGVLREAALQMVQSQIPPLTVEQMKELLLLAGQDFLSKGVTSWAEAGVRTPEHMRAYIELRNDGRLPLRTYLMMMIDETLDNLISLGIKTGFGDAWLRIGPAKFFLDGSIGGRTARMSQPYLGEETNVGLWMDDDIDAVKARFIKAHNAGFQCCAHAIGDAAISLLLDAYEEALAETPRPDHRHRIEHCSIIDYDLVQRIQRVGAVPIPGTTFLYAFKDAYLQNLGRDRIRYAYGMNTFYEHGIVAAASTDAPVVDTSAVIGLQTMMTRRAEDGDVIWAEEAVSLNEAVRAYTWNGAYASFEEDIKGSFAPGKLGDAVVFETDISSVEPGEVGSVKVDMTVADGRVVYSR